TGTTTCGCTACCGGCTGGTGGCGCGGCAGCCCGGCACCCTGCCCCTCGATAGCCTCCTGCAGCTGGTAGTGTTCAACCCCGCCACGGCCCGCTACGATACCCTGCGCCCAGAGCTACGGCCCAAGGTGCGCGGCGATGTGGGCACGCCCGCGCCGCTGCCCAAGCCCGAAGATGACCCATTCTACGGCCCGGCGCTGGCCAATGCCGATACCACTATGCAGTCCTTGGACGTGTACCGCGACGTGCGGCGCTACTCCGACTGGGTGCTGCTTGGGCTGGCCGGGGTGGCCGGGTTTGGCTGGTGGCGGGCGGGGCGCCGTCCTTAGCTCAATCTCAGCCCAAGGGCTGGGATAAGCCCGGCGGCATGCCGACCTTTGCGCTTCCTGATTGCTCCGGCGTCGTTTCCTTTTTCATTCGTTTCATGTCCAATTCCTTCGGCTCCCTCTTTCGCATTACCACCTTTGGCGAGTCGCACGGGGCGGGCATCGGCGTCATCATTGACGGCTGCCCGGCGGGGGTGCCCGTCGAAGCCGCCCACATTCAGGCGGCGCTGGACCGGCGCCGGCCTGGCCAGTCCGACCTCACTACCCCGCGCAAGGAAGCCGATACCGTGCAAATTCAGTCGGGTTTGTTCGAGGGCTTCAGCACGGGCACGCCCATCAGCCTGTTCATTCCCAACGCCGACCAGCGCTCCGACGATTACTCCCACATTGCCCACGCCTACCGCCCCAGCCACGCCGACTACACCTACGACGCCAAGTATGGCCGGCGCGACCACCGCGGCGGCGGCCGCAGCTCGGCCCGCGAAACGGCGGCGCGCGTAGCCGCTGGGGCCGTGGCCGCGCAGTTGCTTGCGCATTTCGGGGTTGAGGTGCTGGCCTACGTCTCGGCCGTGGGCGAAGTGGAAGTGCCACTCGAGTACCAGGACCTGGATTTGAGCCTTATCGATACCAACCCCGTGCGCTGCCCGCACCCCGCCACCGCTGCCCGCATGGAAGCGCGCATCCGCGAGGCCCAGGCCGCGCACGATACCGTGGGCGGCGTCATCACTGGGGTAGCGCGCCACGTGCCCGCCGGCCTGGGGGAGCCCGTGTTCGACAAGCTGCCCGCCGTGTTGGGCCACGCCCTGCTCAGCATCAATGCGGTGAAAGGCTTCGAGTTTGGCTCCGGCTTCGCGGGCACCCGCCTGCCGGGCTCGGTGCACAACGACGAATTCTATACCGACGAAACCGGCGCCGTGCGCACCCGCACCAACCACAGCGGCGGCAGCCAGGGCGGCATCAGCAACGGCCAGGACATCAATTTCCGCGTGGCCTTTAAGCCCGTGGCCACACTGCTGCAGCCCCAGCAGACCATCAACGACCAGGGCGAGGCCATTACGCTGGTAGGCCGTGGCCGCCACGACCCCTGCGTGCTGCCGCGCGCCGTACCCATTGTAGAAGCCATGACCCAGCTGGTGCTGGCCGATTTGCTGTTGCGCGCCCGCGCCAACCGGCTGTAGCGTGGAGTCTGTGAGTCCATGCATGACGACTTTCGAACGCTTCTTTCCACACGCGGACTCGCAGACTCCACGCTACATCAAATGATGTAGGTACATTTGCAACCTCTGCCGCCCCAACGCGGTTGTACCTTAGATGTGTCGCAGGCACTGCGACGTTCCCCTTCCGATACTAAGCCCCAAGCCATGTCCGCTGTTTCTATTTATGCCGAAGCTTCTCCCAACCCGGAGAGCATGAAATTTGTCCTCAATTCGAACTTACTGGCCGATGGCGTGAGCGTGGATTATCCCACCCTCGAAGCTGCTGCCAACTCGCCGTTGGCGCAGGAGCTGTTCGGCTTCGATTACGTGGGCCGCGTGTTCATCGCCCAGAACTTTGTTACCGTCACCAAAAACCAGCCTGAGCTGGCCTGGACCCAGCTCATCCCCGAGCTGCGCCAGTTCCTGAAGAGCTACGTAGAGGCCGGTGGCCCCATTTTCCTGGTTGACCCCGCCGCTGAGCAAAAAGCTGCCCAAGCCGCCACCGCCGGCGACCCCACCCAGCAGGAAGGTCAGATTGCCCAAAAAGTAATCGACCTGCTCGACAACTACGTGCGTCCCGCCGTGGAGCAGGATGGTGGCAACATCACCTTCAAAAGCTACCACGAAGGCATTGTGACCGTGAACCTGCAGGGGTCGTGCTCGGGCTGCCCGTCGGCCACCGTCACGCTTAAGTCCGGTATCGAAAACCTGCTCAAGCGCATGGTGCCCGAAGTGCAAAGCGTAGTTGCCGAAGGCATTACGGTATAATTTAGGACCTGTCATTGCGAGGCTGCAGGCCGTGGCAATCCGTCCTGGTCTCAGCGACCAGCCCAATAAAGTAACAAGCCCCGGCACTACGCAGTGTCGGGGCTTGTTACTTTAAAAGGGCTTGTCACAACTCAGGGTTGGTCGCACAGAGAGGAAGGATTGCCGCGCTGCTCTCGCAATCACAGGCGCGTCCTTACAGCTGCGACTTAATCGTAAAATTCCGGACAATGGTGAAGCCGAAATAAATGTCGCCCTTGAAGAAATTGCCATCCGTTTGGGGCACGAAGAACTTCTCCGTCATGCCCTTGGAATTGGTGACGTGCAGCTGGAAGACGTGGCCGCCGGTTTCGATGTCGACCCCGACGCCGAGGGCGTTACGAAACGTATTGGCCGTATTGCCCGGGAGCAGATAGAAGTAGTCGGCGGTGAAGGCAATGCGCTTGGTGAGCTTCTGGCGCAGGCCCGCCCCGATGGCGTACACGTCGTTTTGCATGGCCGAGGTGGCCACAAAGTTGCGGTGAACCAGCGTGGGCATGAGTTGCACCGAGAGGTCGGGGCTGACCTTGCGCGCAATCAGGGCCTGGTACACGTATTCGAGGCGTGAAGCCGGCGTGCGCTCCACGGTGGGGTCGTTGAAGCGCAGGGTGGTGATGGCCGACGAAGCCAGCAGCGTGACCGAAACCGGCACGGCGTGCGGGCCCGTGGTTTGGCGCAGGGCCCGGTACTTGAGGAAGCCGTCGAAGGTTTTGTCTTGCGAGCTGCGGCCAATGCCGGCGGCCAGGCGGCTGGTGATGCCGTACTCAAAACTCAGGCGCAGCACGGCCTGATCAAGGCCAAAGAAATTGTAGGCGCCGCTGTTGAGCGTGCCAAAGCGGTGCTGAATGAGGAAGGCCAGCATGCCTGGGCCCGTAGTCTCCACCGATTGGGCGTTGATGATGTGCGTGCCCTTGAACGTGGCCGCCACCACCTCGCTTTTGGTCGAATCAGCGGTCTGCTTTTCAAGGTCGTGCAGCAGGTCATTTTGCGCCTGGGCCGGGCTCGCCCAAGCGAGCAGGGAAGCCAGGAGCAGGCCAGTGAAGTAAAGTGTGGAGCGGGCGGAATGGGCCATAGCAGCAGAAGGAGATGAATAAAAATAGCTCAACGGGCGGCGCCCACTGCGCCGGGGGCGGGGTCGCAGGTCAGGTCCACGCGCACGCTCACGACCTTGGCAATGTGGTCGCGCACGAGGGCCGGTATTTGGATGTTATAATCGGCGGGGGCCACCGGGAACATGGAAAAGGCTATTAGTTGGCTGCCTCTCAGCTCCACGCTGGCGGGTACCTGAATGTGATGCGTGACCCCGTGCACGGTCAAGTCGCCCTCTACCTGCACGTTGTGCGGCCCGGCCGTGGCTAGCGCGGCCGCATCAAAGCCCAGAAAGCGGCCCGAAAAGGTGGCTTTGGGGTACTTGTCTGACTCCATGTAGTTCTCGTTGAAGTGCTCCTGCATCAGGCTGCGCTTGAACACAAACCCCTTGATAGGGACCGCAAAAGCCAGCTGGCTGGTATTAAAGTCCAGCACCGCCGCCACCTGCTGGTTTTTGGCCTCAATATCCTCAAGCGGGCTGGACGAAAAAAAGGATACCCGCCCGTTCTTGGTCATGTACTTGTTCTGCGCCTGGACATGGTCCAGGGCCGTGAGCAGCAAAAAGAGCAAAAGCAAGGAGCGTTTCATTGCAGTAGGGGTTAATTGTTGAGTTGGCCCGCGTCTATCCACGCCTTGATGCGCAGGATGTCGCATTCCGGGATTTTGGCCCGGCCCTTGGGCATCTCATCGTAGCCGGGCGTGTGCTGAATGGAGTTCAGGATGCTGGCGGCCGGGTAGCGTTTGATGGTTTGGTAGCTCCCGAAGTCGTTGCCGCCGCCGAGCACGGACGCCACGTTGCTGCCGTGGCACTCCCGGCAGTGGGCGTCGAAAATGGGCGAAATGACTCCTGCGTAGGTCACGGACTGCGGCGAAGCGTCGCAGGGGACGGGCGTGGCGTCCGGGTCGCCGTGTGAGTAGGTGCAGCTGGCCGCCACGCTCAGCAGCAGGGCGGCACCCGCCACAAGCTGGCGGGACAAGGTCCGGTAAGAATGTTGGCTCAACATCTCGGGCATAATATGAGGCTGGTAGAAAAGGCTGGTCGTTGCCGTGGCGCGCCCGGGCCGGGGTTAGAACCCGTATTTGGCTCCAAAAAAGATGCCGCCGCTCACCAGCTGCACCTTGCCCACGCCTACGCCGCCCAAGGGCAGCTTGAGGTAGGGTTCGGCCTGCAGGCTCCAGCGGGTGCTCAGGCTGCGCTCGTAGCCGAACGACAGGTTGGCGATGCTGAACAGGTGGCGGTTGGCATTCACCACTTCCCATTCGGCGTAGCGCGCCATGTTCTGGTACACGTAGGGGTAAGAATACCGCTCGCGCTGCATAAAGAAGGAGGAAAGCCCCAGGCTGCCGAATACTTTGTACTGGGGCTGCGTGAGCAAGTCATAGCGTAGGTTCAGGGGCACGTCCAGCACCTGGCAAGTGCCCTCCACGTCCTTGAAGTCGTACTGCGCCACCTGCTGGGAAAAGGCGCCCCAGTTGTAGTCTTCGCGGCGGGCCGTGTATTGCTTGGTGGAGCGCAACAGGCCCGTAGTCAGCCGCAAGCGGTTGGTCAGGCGGTACTCCAGCGTCACCCCGACGTTGAGCAGCGGGCTTTGGACACTGGCAAATTTTACGGTCGTCACATCGGGTGCCCCCACCACGCCCACGTAAAAGCGGGGCTGTCGAACAGGTACGGGCAGTGGCGCGTCGTTGGGCACGCTCACCATCGCGCCAGTCCCCAGCGCAACTGGAAACTCCGGCGCCGCACCAACCTCCAACGCCACCGGCCGCAAAGCCAGCCCGGTCAGGCCAGGTTCTTCACCAGCGCTCCCGGCTGCTACGCCCGAGCCTTCTAGCGCCCCAGTGCTGGTGGCTGCTTGGCCAGCCGTAGCGGCTTCCGTCGTGTTAGCCGCCGGAGCCGTACTACGGGGCTGCTCCGAAGGAACAATGGCGCGCCGGTTCGCAGAATGAGATGACGCGGAATAAATTGAGCTGGATTCTGAAGCTGCTAATCTGGTCTTGGCGGAAGTTGCCTCCGCAGAAGTAGCGGCTACTGCTGCTTGAGAAGAGCTTACGGGCACCGC
This region of Hymenobacter sedentarius genomic DNA includes:
- the aroC gene encoding chorismate synthase; translation: MSNSFGSLFRITTFGESHGAGIGVIIDGCPAGVPVEAAHIQAALDRRRPGQSDLTTPRKEADTVQIQSGLFEGFSTGTPISLFIPNADQRSDDYSHIAHAYRPSHADYTYDAKYGRRDHRGGGRSSARETAARVAAGAVAAQLLAHFGVEVLAYVSAVGEVEVPLEYQDLDLSLIDTNPVRCPHPATAARMEARIREAQAAHDTVGGVITGVARHVPAGLGEPVFDKLPAVLGHALLSINAVKGFEFGSGFAGTRLPGSVHNDEFYTDETGAVRTRTNHSGGSQGGISNGQDINFRVAFKPVATLLQPQQTINDQGEAITLVGRGRHDPCVLPRAVPIVEAMTQLVLADLLLRARANRL
- a CDS encoding NifU family protein, with amino-acid sequence MSAVSIYAEASPNPESMKFVLNSNLLADGVSVDYPTLEAAANSPLAQELFGFDYVGRVFIAQNFVTVTKNQPELAWTQLIPELRQFLKSYVEAGGPIFLVDPAAEQKAAQAATAGDPTQQEGQIAQKVIDLLDNYVRPAVEQDGGNITFKSYHEGIVTVNLQGSCSGCPSATVTLKSGIENLLKRMVPEVQSVVAEGITV
- a CDS encoding DUF5777 family beta-barrel protein → MAHSARSTLYFTGLLLASLLAWASPAQAQNDLLHDLEKQTADSTKSEVVAATFKGTHIINAQSVETTGPGMLAFLIQHRFGTLNSGAYNFFGLDQAVLRLSFEYGITSRLAAGIGRSSQDKTFDGFLKYRALRQTTGPHAVPVSVTLLASSAITTLRFNDPTVERTPASRLEYVYQALIARKVSPDLSVQLMPTLVHRNFVATSAMQNDVYAIGAGLRQKLTKRIAFTADYFYLLPGNTANTFRNALGVGVDIETGGHVFQLHVTNSKGMTEKFFVPQTDGNFFKGDIYFGFTIVRNFTIKSQL
- a CDS encoding YceI family protein; this translates as MKRSLLLLFLLLTALDHVQAQNKYMTKNGRVSFFSSSPLEDIEAKNQQVAAVLDFNTSQLAFAVPIKGFVFKRSLMQEHFNENYMESDKYPKATFSGRFLGFDAAALATAGPHNVQVEGDLTVHGVTHHIQVPASVELRGSQLIAFSMFPVAPADYNIQIPALVRDHIAKVVSVRVDLTCDPAPGAVGAAR
- a CDS encoding c-type cytochrome; protein product: MSRQLVAGAALLLSVAASCTYSHGDPDATPVPCDASPQSVTYAGVISPIFDAHCRECHGSNVASVLGGGNDFGSYQTIKRYPAASILNSIQHTPGYDEMPKGRAKIPECDILRIKAWIDAGQLNN